A single Neoarius graeffei isolate fNeoGra1 chromosome 23, fNeoGra1.pri, whole genome shotgun sequence DNA region contains:
- the ccl20a.3 gene encoding C-C motif chemokine 20a.3 — protein sequence MRCYFMIISTTAVCELLDNKLRNTSLSQDAHFRKDDTLHSALPFIQRLNQGCQRKWKIHRCWVFHYGRYKVLALRQSDTHRPESNSDIMAQIRGGAPTLVLLLIVSLFCQDTAAWGCCRRYSKGQLPANLIRGYSIQDINANCNINAVIFYTYGHRRVCADPSQPWVRDSIQNLMNKVLALKKQRKQQ from the exons ATGCGATGTTATTTCATGATCATTTCCACTACAGCTGTATGCGAGTTGTTG GACAATAAATTGAGAAATACCAGCCTAAGCCAAGATGCACACTTCCGGAAAGACGACACGTTGCATAGCGCCCTGCCATTCATACAGAGACTGAACCAGGGTTGCCAG CGCAAATGGAAAATCCACAGGTGTTGGGTTTTCCACTATGGGAGGTATAAAGTTCTTGCTCTCAGACAGAGTGACACACACCGCCCAGAGAGTAACTCAGACATAATGGCCCAGATTAGAGGTGGAGCTCCCACACTTGTGCTGCTTCTGATAGTCAGCTTGTTCTGTCAAGACACTGCTGCTTGGG GATGTTGCAGGCGATATTCCAAAGGACAGCTCCCTGCTAATTTAATCCGAGGATATTCAATCCAGGACATCAATGCAAACTGCAACATCAATGCTGTCAT TTTTTACACGTATGGACACAGAAGAGTGTGTGCTGATCCTTCTCAGCCCTGGGTGAGAGACAGCATCCAGAATCTGAT gaACAAAGTGTTGGCTCTAAAGAAGCAAAGAAAACAGCAGTGA
- the ccl20a.4 gene encoding C-C motif chemokine 20, translating to MIKSLPVLLMALVLLCLPLGETMRCCMNFASKPLPLNRLKDFTIQDATTVCRLHAVIFTTVTGRKICASPDSTWVKNALNYMRPSRKSKPKRG from the exons ATGATCAAATCTCTGCCTGTCTTACTCATGGCGTTGGTGCTGTTGTGTTTGCCTCTGGGAGAAACCA TGAGATGTTGTATGAATTTTGCATCAAAACCTTTGCCTCTCAATCGACTGAAAGACTTCACCATACAGGACGCAACTACTGTCTGTCGACTACATGCTGTAAT ATTTACCACAGTGACAGGAAGAAAGATTTGTGCCAGTCCTGATTCAACATGGGTTAAAAATGCTCTGAATTACATGA GACCCAGCAGAAAATCCAAACCAAAAAGAGGATGA